One part of the Macrobrachium rosenbergii isolate ZJJX-2024 chromosome 3, ASM4041242v1, whole genome shotgun sequence genome encodes these proteins:
- the alpha-Man-Ib gene encoding endoplasmic reticulum mannosyl-oligosaccharide 1,2-alpha-mannosidase isoform X3 yields the protein MRWKQLHRLQRVVLWMLGFALLIGLIYAVASRTESHTEASHSVESHAATSLESNVTPPPLPPNPVIDPEEGEDNAQNPEEEEKKGGDQIIPPPELPVKKNARQEAVISAMKHAWRGYKAFAWGHDHLKPISRSLEDWLHLGLTLIDALDTLWIMDLKEEFAEAQEWVATQLNFNINQDVNLFETTIRVLGGLLSSYHLTKEQVFLDKAIDLADRLLAAFNSGSGVPFADVNLYSRRASKPKWGPDSSTSEVTTIQLEFRDLSRITGNPIYENKAGFVTDHIHKLPKTDGLVPIFINAQTGQWRHRSTITLRRGTRHYEYLIKQWIQTGRTKDFLRDDYNESISGMEHHLAARTEPNNLLFFGELHGSTKNFVNKMDELTCFLPGSLILGVHYGMPKHHKRIAEELMYTCTQTWLRQPTNLAPEITYYNTQPSSMNEDFFVKSNDAHYLLRPETIESLWYMYHLTGNKTYQDWGWQMFQGIETHCKVEWGYTSIGNVKSSVSTKPKDKMESFFLGETLKYLYLLFMDDQSIYSVDKWVFNTEGHPLPIYTH from the exons CGTTGGAAACAGCTGCACCGGCTGCAGCGAGTGGTTCTTTGGATGCTGGGTTTTGCTCTCTTGATTGGTCTTATCTATGCTGTTGCTAGTCGgactgaatcccacactgaagcATCTCATAGCGTAGAATCTCATGCTGCTACTTCATTG GAAAGCAATGTAACTCCACCACCTCTTCCGCCAAACCCGGTTATTGATCCTGAAGAAGGAGA AGATAATGCACAAAAccctgaggaagaagagaaaaaagggggCGATCAGATTATACCACCTCCTGAGCTACCAGTTAAAA AAAATGCCAGGCAAGAAGCTGTAATATCTGCTATGAAGCATGCCTGGAGGGGTTACAAAGCATTTGCATGGGGGCACGATCACCTCAAGCCTATTTCAAGATCGCTAGAGGactggctgcacctgggtctgACTCTTATTGATGCCCTTGATACCCTATGGATTATGGACCTCAAAGAAG AATTTGCAGAGGCTCAAGAGTGGGTGGCTACGCAGCTCAACTTCAACATTAATCAAGATGTTAACCTTTTTGAGACAACAATCAGAGTTCTAGGTGGACTGTTATCATCATATCACTTGACTAAGGAGCAGGTTTTCCTTGATAAGGCG ATTGATTTAGCTGATCGTCTGCTAGCAGCTTTTAACAGTGGTTCTGGTGTGCCGTTTGCTGATGTGAATCTCTATTCCCGAAGAGCCTCCAAACCAAAATGGGGGCCAGATTCCTCAACTTCGGAAGTCACCACCATTCAGCTGGAATTTAGAGATTTGTCTCGCATTACTGGAAATCCAATCTATGAG AACAAAGCTGGCTTTGTCACCGACCACATTCATAAATTACCTAAAACTGATGGTTTGGTACCCATCTTCATTAATGCCCAGACTGGTCAGTGGCGTCATCGTTCAACAATCACCTTAAGGCGTGGGACTAgacattatgaatatttaatcaAGCAGTGGATACAGACTGGTCGCACCAAAGATTT TTTGAGAGATGATTACAATGAAAGTATATCTGGGATGGAACATCATTTAGCTGCACGGACTGAACCTAATAATCTTCTCTTCTTTGGAGAGCTACATGGCAGCACAAAGAATTTTGTTAACAAAATGGATGAACTTACGTGTTTTCTCCCGGGTTCCCTCATACTGGGTGTGCATTATGGAATGCCAAAACACCACAAAAGAATAGCTGAAGAATTGATGTACACTTGTACACAGACGTGGTTACGGCAGCCAACTAATCTTGCGCCGGAAATAACCTATTATAATACTCAG CCTTCAAGCATGAATGAAGACTTTTTTGTGAAGAGTAATGATGCCCACTATCTCCTCCGACCTGAAACCATAGAATCATTATGGTATATGTATCATCTGACGGGAAATAAAACATATCAAGATTGGGGATGGCAGATGTTTCAG GGAATTGAAACACACTGCAAAGTTGAATGGGGTTATACCTCAATAGGAAACGTCAAAAGTTCAGTAAGTACAAAACCTAAAGATAAGATGGAGTCATTCTTCCTTGGTGAAACTCTCAAATATCTGTATCTCCTTTTTATGGACGACCAAAGTATATACAGCGTAGATAAATGGGTTTTCAACACTGAGGGACACCCACTCCCAATATATACTCACTAG
- the alpha-Man-Ib gene encoding endoplasmic reticulum mannosyl-oligosaccharide 1,2-alpha-mannosidase isoform X4: MLGFALLIGLIYAVASRTESHTEASHSVESHAATSLESNVTPPPLPPNPVIDPEEGEDNAQNPEEEEKKGGDQIIPPPELPVKKNARQEAVISAMKHAWRGYKAFAWGHDHLKPISRSLEDWLHLGLTLIDALDTLWIMDLKEEFAEAQEWVATQLNFNINQDVNLFETTIRVLGGLLSSYHLTKEQVFLDKAIDLADRLLAAFNSGSGVPFADVNLYSRRASKPKWGPDSSTSEVTTIQLEFRDLSRITGNPIYENKAGFVTDHIHKLPKTDGLVPIFINAQTGQWRHRSTITLRRGTRHYEYLIKQWIQTGRTKDFLRDDYNESISGMEHHLAARTEPNNLLFFGELHGSTKNFVNKMDELTCFLPGSLILGVHYGMPKHHKRIAEELMYTCTQTWLRQPTNLAPEITYYNTQPSSMNEDFFVKSNDAHYLLRPETIESLWYMYHLTGNKTYQDWGWQMFQGIETHCKVEWGYTSIGNVKSSVSTKPKDKMESFFLGETLKYLYLLFMDDQSIYSVDKWVFNTEGHPLPIYTH; encoded by the exons ATGCTGGGTTTTGCTCTCTTGATTGGTCTTATCTATGCTGTTGCTAGTCGgactgaatcccacactgaagcATCTCATAGCGTAGAATCTCATGCTGCTACTTCATTG GAAAGCAATGTAACTCCACCACCTCTTCCGCCAAACCCGGTTATTGATCCTGAAGAAGGAGA AGATAATGCACAAAAccctgaggaagaagagaaaaaagggggCGATCAGATTATACCACCTCCTGAGCTACCAGTTAAAA AAAATGCCAGGCAAGAAGCTGTAATATCTGCTATGAAGCATGCCTGGAGGGGTTACAAAGCATTTGCATGGGGGCACGATCACCTCAAGCCTATTTCAAGATCGCTAGAGGactggctgcacctgggtctgACTCTTATTGATGCCCTTGATACCCTATGGATTATGGACCTCAAAGAAG AATTTGCAGAGGCTCAAGAGTGGGTGGCTACGCAGCTCAACTTCAACATTAATCAAGATGTTAACCTTTTTGAGACAACAATCAGAGTTCTAGGTGGACTGTTATCATCATATCACTTGACTAAGGAGCAGGTTTTCCTTGATAAGGCG ATTGATTTAGCTGATCGTCTGCTAGCAGCTTTTAACAGTGGTTCTGGTGTGCCGTTTGCTGATGTGAATCTCTATTCCCGAAGAGCCTCCAAACCAAAATGGGGGCCAGATTCCTCAACTTCGGAAGTCACCACCATTCAGCTGGAATTTAGAGATTTGTCTCGCATTACTGGAAATCCAATCTATGAG AACAAAGCTGGCTTTGTCACCGACCACATTCATAAATTACCTAAAACTGATGGTTTGGTACCCATCTTCATTAATGCCCAGACTGGTCAGTGGCGTCATCGTTCAACAATCACCTTAAGGCGTGGGACTAgacattatgaatatttaatcaAGCAGTGGATACAGACTGGTCGCACCAAAGATTT TTTGAGAGATGATTACAATGAAAGTATATCTGGGATGGAACATCATTTAGCTGCACGGACTGAACCTAATAATCTTCTCTTCTTTGGAGAGCTACATGGCAGCACAAAGAATTTTGTTAACAAAATGGATGAACTTACGTGTTTTCTCCCGGGTTCCCTCATACTGGGTGTGCATTATGGAATGCCAAAACACCACAAAAGAATAGCTGAAGAATTGATGTACACTTGTACACAGACGTGGTTACGGCAGCCAACTAATCTTGCGCCGGAAATAACCTATTATAATACTCAG CCTTCAAGCATGAATGAAGACTTTTTTGTGAAGAGTAATGATGCCCACTATCTCCTCCGACCTGAAACCATAGAATCATTATGGTATATGTATCATCTGACGGGAAATAAAACATATCAAGATTGGGGATGGCAGATGTTTCAG GGAATTGAAACACACTGCAAAGTTGAATGGGGTTATACCTCAATAGGAAACGTCAAAAGTTCAGTAAGTACAAAACCTAAAGATAAGATGGAGTCATTCTTCCTTGGTGAAACTCTCAAATATCTGTATCTCCTTTTTATGGACGACCAAAGTATATACAGCGTAGATAAATGGGTTTTCAACACTGAGGGACACCCACTCCCAATATATACTCACTAG
- the alpha-Man-Ib gene encoding endoplasmic reticulum mannosyl-oligosaccharide 1,2-alpha-mannosidase isoform X1 — translation MFEGSVIEEKRDYVTLSLPALQQTAARPTRSWKRICRRWKQLHRLQRVVLWMLGFALLIGLIYAVASRTESHTEASHSVESHAATSLESNVTPPPLPPNPVIDPEEGEDNAQNPEEEEKKGGDQIIPPPELPVKKNARQEAVISAMKHAWRGYKAFAWGHDHLKPISRSLEDWLHLGLTLIDALDTLWIMDLKEEFAEAQEWVATQLNFNINQDVNLFETTIRVLGGLLSSYHLTKEQVFLDKAIDLADRLLAAFNSGSGVPFADVNLYSRRASKPKWGPDSSTSEVTTIQLEFRDLSRITGNPIYENKAGFVTDHIHKLPKTDGLVPIFINAQTGQWRHRSTITLRRGTRHYEYLIKQWIQTGRTKDFLRDDYNESISGMEHHLAARTEPNNLLFFGELHGSTKNFVNKMDELTCFLPGSLILGVHYGMPKHHKRIAEELMYTCTQTWLRQPTNLAPEITYYNTQPSSMNEDFFVKSNDAHYLLRPETIESLWYMYHLTGNKTYQDWGWQMFQGIETHCKVEWGYTSIGNVKSSVSTKPKDKMESFFLGETLKYLYLLFMDDQSIYSVDKWVFNTEGHPLPIYTH, via the exons CGTTGGAAACAGCTGCACCGGCTGCAGCGAGTGGTTCTTTGGATGCTGGGTTTTGCTCTCTTGATTGGTCTTATCTATGCTGTTGCTAGTCGgactgaatcccacactgaagcATCTCATAGCGTAGAATCTCATGCTGCTACTTCATTG GAAAGCAATGTAACTCCACCACCTCTTCCGCCAAACCCGGTTATTGATCCTGAAGAAGGAGA AGATAATGCACAAAAccctgaggaagaagagaaaaaagggggCGATCAGATTATACCACCTCCTGAGCTACCAGTTAAAA AAAATGCCAGGCAAGAAGCTGTAATATCTGCTATGAAGCATGCCTGGAGGGGTTACAAAGCATTTGCATGGGGGCACGATCACCTCAAGCCTATTTCAAGATCGCTAGAGGactggctgcacctgggtctgACTCTTATTGATGCCCTTGATACCCTATGGATTATGGACCTCAAAGAAG AATTTGCAGAGGCTCAAGAGTGGGTGGCTACGCAGCTCAACTTCAACATTAATCAAGATGTTAACCTTTTTGAGACAACAATCAGAGTTCTAGGTGGACTGTTATCATCATATCACTTGACTAAGGAGCAGGTTTTCCTTGATAAGGCG ATTGATTTAGCTGATCGTCTGCTAGCAGCTTTTAACAGTGGTTCTGGTGTGCCGTTTGCTGATGTGAATCTCTATTCCCGAAGAGCCTCCAAACCAAAATGGGGGCCAGATTCCTCAACTTCGGAAGTCACCACCATTCAGCTGGAATTTAGAGATTTGTCTCGCATTACTGGAAATCCAATCTATGAG AACAAAGCTGGCTTTGTCACCGACCACATTCATAAATTACCTAAAACTGATGGTTTGGTACCCATCTTCATTAATGCCCAGACTGGTCAGTGGCGTCATCGTTCAACAATCACCTTAAGGCGTGGGACTAgacattatgaatatttaatcaAGCAGTGGATACAGACTGGTCGCACCAAAGATTT TTTGAGAGATGATTACAATGAAAGTATATCTGGGATGGAACATCATTTAGCTGCACGGACTGAACCTAATAATCTTCTCTTCTTTGGAGAGCTACATGGCAGCACAAAGAATTTTGTTAACAAAATGGATGAACTTACGTGTTTTCTCCCGGGTTCCCTCATACTGGGTGTGCATTATGGAATGCCAAAACACCACAAAAGAATAGCTGAAGAATTGATGTACACTTGTACACAGACGTGGTTACGGCAGCCAACTAATCTTGCGCCGGAAATAACCTATTATAATACTCAG CCTTCAAGCATGAATGAAGACTTTTTTGTGAAGAGTAATGATGCCCACTATCTCCTCCGACCTGAAACCATAGAATCATTATGGTATATGTATCATCTGACGGGAAATAAAACATATCAAGATTGGGGATGGCAGATGTTTCAG GGAATTGAAACACACTGCAAAGTTGAATGGGGTTATACCTCAATAGGAAACGTCAAAAGTTCAGTAAGTACAAAACCTAAAGATAAGATGGAGTCATTCTTCCTTGGTGAAACTCTCAAATATCTGTATCTCCTTTTTATGGACGACCAAAGTATATACAGCGTAGATAAATGGGTTTTCAACACTGAGGGACACCCACTCCCAATATATACTCACTAG
- the alpha-Man-Ib gene encoding endoplasmic reticulum mannosyl-oligosaccharide 1,2-alpha-mannosidase isoform X2 → MLFYTRERWKQLHRLQRVVLWMLGFALLIGLIYAVASRTESHTEASHSVESHAATSLESNVTPPPLPPNPVIDPEEGEDNAQNPEEEEKKGGDQIIPPPELPVKKNARQEAVISAMKHAWRGYKAFAWGHDHLKPISRSLEDWLHLGLTLIDALDTLWIMDLKEEFAEAQEWVATQLNFNINQDVNLFETTIRVLGGLLSSYHLTKEQVFLDKAIDLADRLLAAFNSGSGVPFADVNLYSRRASKPKWGPDSSTSEVTTIQLEFRDLSRITGNPIYENKAGFVTDHIHKLPKTDGLVPIFINAQTGQWRHRSTITLRRGTRHYEYLIKQWIQTGRTKDFLRDDYNESISGMEHHLAARTEPNNLLFFGELHGSTKNFVNKMDELTCFLPGSLILGVHYGMPKHHKRIAEELMYTCTQTWLRQPTNLAPEITYYNTQPSSMNEDFFVKSNDAHYLLRPETIESLWYMYHLTGNKTYQDWGWQMFQGIETHCKVEWGYTSIGNVKSSVSTKPKDKMESFFLGETLKYLYLLFMDDQSIYSVDKWVFNTEGHPLPIYTH, encoded by the exons CGTTGGAAACAGCTGCACCGGCTGCAGCGAGTGGTTCTTTGGATGCTGGGTTTTGCTCTCTTGATTGGTCTTATCTATGCTGTTGCTAGTCGgactgaatcccacactgaagcATCTCATAGCGTAGAATCTCATGCTGCTACTTCATTG GAAAGCAATGTAACTCCACCACCTCTTCCGCCAAACCCGGTTATTGATCCTGAAGAAGGAGA AGATAATGCACAAAAccctgaggaagaagagaaaaaagggggCGATCAGATTATACCACCTCCTGAGCTACCAGTTAAAA AAAATGCCAGGCAAGAAGCTGTAATATCTGCTATGAAGCATGCCTGGAGGGGTTACAAAGCATTTGCATGGGGGCACGATCACCTCAAGCCTATTTCAAGATCGCTAGAGGactggctgcacctgggtctgACTCTTATTGATGCCCTTGATACCCTATGGATTATGGACCTCAAAGAAG AATTTGCAGAGGCTCAAGAGTGGGTGGCTACGCAGCTCAACTTCAACATTAATCAAGATGTTAACCTTTTTGAGACAACAATCAGAGTTCTAGGTGGACTGTTATCATCATATCACTTGACTAAGGAGCAGGTTTTCCTTGATAAGGCG ATTGATTTAGCTGATCGTCTGCTAGCAGCTTTTAACAGTGGTTCTGGTGTGCCGTTTGCTGATGTGAATCTCTATTCCCGAAGAGCCTCCAAACCAAAATGGGGGCCAGATTCCTCAACTTCGGAAGTCACCACCATTCAGCTGGAATTTAGAGATTTGTCTCGCATTACTGGAAATCCAATCTATGAG AACAAAGCTGGCTTTGTCACCGACCACATTCATAAATTACCTAAAACTGATGGTTTGGTACCCATCTTCATTAATGCCCAGACTGGTCAGTGGCGTCATCGTTCAACAATCACCTTAAGGCGTGGGACTAgacattatgaatatttaatcaAGCAGTGGATACAGACTGGTCGCACCAAAGATTT TTTGAGAGATGATTACAATGAAAGTATATCTGGGATGGAACATCATTTAGCTGCACGGACTGAACCTAATAATCTTCTCTTCTTTGGAGAGCTACATGGCAGCACAAAGAATTTTGTTAACAAAATGGATGAACTTACGTGTTTTCTCCCGGGTTCCCTCATACTGGGTGTGCATTATGGAATGCCAAAACACCACAAAAGAATAGCTGAAGAATTGATGTACACTTGTACACAGACGTGGTTACGGCAGCCAACTAATCTTGCGCCGGAAATAACCTATTATAATACTCAG CCTTCAAGCATGAATGAAGACTTTTTTGTGAAGAGTAATGATGCCCACTATCTCCTCCGACCTGAAACCATAGAATCATTATGGTATATGTATCATCTGACGGGAAATAAAACATATCAAGATTGGGGATGGCAGATGTTTCAG GGAATTGAAACACACTGCAAAGTTGAATGGGGTTATACCTCAATAGGAAACGTCAAAAGTTCAGTAAGTACAAAACCTAAAGATAAGATGGAGTCATTCTTCCTTGGTGAAACTCTCAAATATCTGTATCTCCTTTTTATGGACGACCAAAGTATATACAGCGTAGATAAATGGGTTTTCAACACTGAGGGACACCCACTCCCAATATATACTCACTAG